One window of the Mytilus edulis unplaced genomic scaffold, xbMytEdul2.2 SCAFFOLD_803, whole genome shotgun sequence genome contains the following:
- the LOC139508685 gene encoding zinc finger E-box-binding homeobox 1-like has translation MTAEEIRDIEKQIQENLRFTGCYSVLKNASKRHTKSVKGDDKEKPIYQCEICAKVVKRKENLERHRKLHKIIHKCDICNKVFKQRNHLETHRLIKHDTQGGEPITPTVHECDEPGCKKYFNKRFNLLRHQLIHRKKTDGESQDESMEDDDMLMVYECRKCYEAFMSLDELELHVNENHSDDTEQNGGHDDSAEESKLIENEANISTGDVVPNEEEVVPVEIDISTLETVSSEARLDGNNQSEAEVNVPSLVEEVPQNFHIGGSSGQEVIELSSGNIPFVMNDSQGQEVIIQIPQDMNSGEENVYQCQIVKSSEDGSSEGVPVYITQHMVTTDPSNTAGTITMTTVSSETNTADSITIEYIARHNRQ, from the exons AAGAAAACTTGAGATTTACCGGCTGTTACAGTGTACTAAAGAATGCATCCAAGAGACATACCAAGAGTGTTAAAGGGGACGACAAAGAAAAGCCTATCTACCAATGTGAAATCTGTGCTAAAGTAGTGAAGAGGAAAGAGAACTTAGAAAGGCATCGAAAACTTCACAAAATCATACACAAATGTGACATCTGTAATAAGGTCTTTAAACAGAGAAACCATCTGGAGACCCACAGACTCATTAAGCATGATACTCAAG gtgGTGAACCCATAACCCCTACAGTACATGAATGTGATGAACCTGGATGtaagaaatatttcaataaacGCTTCAATCTTCTACGACATCAGCTTATCCATCGTAAGAAAACTGACGGAGAAAGTCAGGATGAATCAATGGAGGATGACGATATGTTGATGGTCTATGAATGCAGGAAGTGTTATGAAGCTTTCATGTCACTTGATGAGTTAGAATTACATGTCAATGAAAATCACTCAGATGACACAGAACAAAATGGCGGCCATGATGATTCAGCAGAAGAGTCAAAGTTAATTGAAAATGAGGCTAATATTTCTACAGGAGATGTAGTGCCGAATGAAGAAGAAGTTGTGCCCGTTGAGATAGATATAAGTACTTTAGAAACTGTTTCATCCGAGGCCCGGTTAGATGGAAACAATCAGTCAGAAGCTGAGGTCAATGTACCATCATTAGTTGAAGAAGTTCCACAAAATTTCCATATTGGAGGTAGCTCAGGTCAAGAGGTCATTGAATTATCCAGTGGAAACATTCCATTTGTTATGAATGACAGCCAAGGTCAAGAGGTCATAATACAGATTCCGCAGGATATGAACTCTGGTGAGGAGAATGTTTATCAATGTCAGATAGTTAAATCTAGTGAAGACGGGAGTTCTGAAGGGGTACCAGTTTATATCACACAACACATGGTTACAACAGATCCTTCAAACACGGCAGGTACAATCACCATGACAACAGTTTCCTCAGAGACGAACACTGCAGATTCAATAACAATAGAATACATTGCCAGACACAACAGACAATGA
- the LOC139508687 gene encoding uncharacterized protein has translation MKNTLQSTTRRKTLQRKDLGLMLGTIPVLAVPVMTEEKTGEGSSLVSPFSQDKQTDSEAVVRVSSCSKEQQTYTNAADSLVAKQSYTKVVPIPLSKELQSDTKPMTAMTSFDDKSMKTSKPFGDFQTNFKSDDNEAFGKQLQSARNRPLSNDLQTSSESLKATPFSKEMTIGTTAMVSMPFSKDLQSDFSPTLAMFCNKELQTDVATDKTKPFFGELQYDEDSLMADPFSTEFRCDGEPVLTLPSNKTLQNDSN, from the coding sequence ATGAAAAACACACTACAAAGTACCACTAGACGAAAAACCTTGCAAAGAAAAGACCTCGGCCTGATGTTAGGTACAATACCCGTACTTGCTGTGCCTGTGATGACGGAAGAAAAGACGGGTGAAGGATCTTCTCTAGTCAGTCCATTTAGTCAAGATAAACAGACTGATTCTGAAGCTGTAGTGCGTGTGTCTTCATGCAGCAAGGAACAACAGACCTACACAAATGCGGCCGATTCCCTGGTAGCAAAGCAATCATATACCAAAGTAGTACCTATACCTCTTAGCAAAGAGTTACAGTCTGATACCAAACCCATGACGGCTATGACGTCATTTGATGATAAATCGATGAAGACTTCAAAGCCTTTCGGGGATTTTCAGACTAATTTTAAGTCAGATGATAATGAAGCCTTCGGTAAACAATTGCAATCAGCAAGGAATCGCCCTTTGAGTAACGACCTACAAACCAGTTCAGAATCGTTAAAGGCTACCCCTTTTAGTAAGGAAATGACAATTGGGACTACAGCAATGGTGTCTATGCCCTTTAGTAAGGACTTGCAGTCAGATTTCAGTCCAACTTTGGCTATGTTTTGTAACAAAGAACTTCAGACTGATGTTGCAACTGATAAGACTAAGCCCTTTTTCGGAGAACTCCAGTATGACGAAGACTCATTGATGGCAGATCCTTTCAGCACAGAATTCAGATGTGATGGCGAACCAGTATTAACTTTGCCATCAAATAAAACACTTCAAAATGATTCTAATTAA